One genomic window of Paenibacillus xylanilyticus includes the following:
- a CDS encoding SDR family NAD(P)-dependent oxidoreductase: MSLEGKVIVVTGAGSGIGRASAVMMGSRGAKLVLVDFNEQTGEETLALVRENGGEATFVQADVSKESDVQNYIQKAVEVYGKIDVAFNNAGILQKFQRFQDISEEEFTRIMDVNVKGIFFGMKYALQVMDKQGYGHIINTASTTAIRAEHSLGAYTASKHAVAGLTKAAAIEYVRKGIRINAICPGGVATTLTAAVPQSLQESGYVPEEFPNMRIGRYAEPEELAQIVAFLASDYSSYMTGSIILADGGITL, from the coding sequence ATCTCTCTGGAAGGTAAAGTGATCGTTGTTACGGGAGCTGGGAGTGGAATAGGTAGAGCCAGCGCGGTGATGATGGGATCTCGCGGAGCGAAGCTTGTACTGGTTGATTTCAATGAGCAGACAGGGGAAGAAACGTTAGCGCTGGTTCGCGAAAATGGCGGCGAAGCTACTTTTGTACAGGCTGACGTATCGAAAGAGAGCGATGTGCAAAACTATATTCAAAAAGCAGTAGAAGTCTATGGGAAAATTGACGTGGCATTCAACAACGCGGGCATACTCCAGAAATTCCAACGTTTCCAGGATATCTCCGAGGAAGAATTTACACGGATCATGGATGTGAATGTGAAAGGGATCTTTTTTGGCATGAAATATGCATTGCAGGTTATGGATAAACAGGGATACGGCCATATCATCAATACTGCGTCCACTACGGCCATTCGTGCTGAACACAGTCTGGGTGCATACACCGCAAGTAAACATGCGGTTGCGGGTTTGACCAAAGCGGCGGCCATTGAATATGTTCGCAAAGGTATTCGTATTAATGCCATCTGTCCTGGAGGTGTAGCTACCACATTGACGGCAGCGGTTCCCCAATCGCTGCAGGAGAGCGGCTACGTGCCTGAAGAGTTTCCGAATATGCGGATCGGGCGTTATGCAGAGCCAGAAGAGCTCGCCCAGATCGTTGCGTTTCTTGCATCTGATTATTCCAGTTACATGACAGGATCAATCATCCTCGCAGATGGTGGCATCACACTCTAA
- a CDS encoding cytochrome P450 family protein has protein sequence MFTNENQGRSKSKVDFLDHSFIQQPFPVYEKLRAEEPVHRLLLPSGHAAWMVTRYEDAVNILQDGRFVTGVLDNRNNETEESLPSHQAIISRNLISVGPEDHRRLRRLIQKAFTPRMIERLRGRIVEISDELLDKIQAGNTREFDLIEDYAFPLPIIVICEMLGVPLKDQDKFRAWSNTIMESVSNPQMNQESDEVMKAFVDYLQELITERRSHIQKDLISDLISIEEEGDKLTEQELYALVFVLIIAGHETTVNLIGNGMLALLEHPQQMQLLMEQPDLIQAAVEEVLRFNGPAEISNVRWAAENVDFQGIQIRQGDMMLVALSSANRDSSRYENPDTFDITRKVNDHIAFGKGIHYCLGAPLARLEGEIAINALLQRLPEIRLNTDAELLEWRPGMIIRGLKAFPVVY, from the coding sequence ATGTTTACCAATGAAAATCAAGGTCGTTCCAAGTCCAAAGTTGATTTTTTGGATCATTCTTTCATTCAGCAGCCTTTCCCAGTCTACGAGAAGCTGCGTGCCGAAGAGCCTGTCCATCGACTATTACTACCCAGTGGGCATGCTGCGTGGATGGTTACTCGCTATGAGGATGCCGTCAACATTTTGCAGGATGGTCGGTTTGTAACCGGGGTTCTCGATAACAGGAACAACGAAACGGAGGAGTCCCTTCCTTCGCATCAGGCGATTATTTCAAGGAATCTGATCAGTGTTGGTCCGGAAGATCATCGTCGACTGCGGCGCTTGATTCAGAAGGCATTCACTCCCCGGATGATTGAGAGGCTGCGGGGACGAATTGTGGAAATAAGCGATGAATTGCTGGACAAGATTCAGGCCGGAAACACTCGGGAATTTGATTTGATCGAGGACTATGCCTTCCCGCTGCCCATTATCGTTATTTGTGAAATGTTAGGCGTTCCGCTGAAGGATCAAGACAAATTCAGAGCCTGGTCCAACACCATTATGGAGAGTGTCAGCAATCCACAGATGAATCAGGAGAGCGATGAAGTGATGAAGGCTTTTGTCGATTACTTACAAGAACTGATCACGGAGCGTCGTAGCCATATTCAAAAGGACCTCATTAGCGATCTCATCAGCATAGAGGAAGAAGGTGACAAACTAACAGAGCAGGAATTATATGCACTTGTGTTCGTACTCATCATAGCGGGGCATGAAACAACAGTGAATCTAATCGGTAACGGCATGCTGGCGTTGCTGGAACATCCGCAGCAAATGCAGCTACTTATGGAGCAACCGGATCTGATTCAAGCGGCGGTTGAGGAAGTGCTGCGGTTTAATGGGCCGGCAGAAATTAGCAATGTTCGATGGGCTGCGGAAAATGTTGATTTTCAAGGAATACAAATTCGCCAAGGAGACATGATGCTGGTCGCTTTATCCTCAGCGAATCGGGATTCCAGTCGATATGAGAACCCTGATACGTTTGACATTACTCGTAAAGTCAATGACCACATTGCTTTTGGTAAAGGAATTCATTATTGTCTTGGCGCTCCACTTGCGAGACTTGAAGGCGAGATTGCGATCAACGCTTTACTTCAACGGCTGCCGGAGATTCGGTTAAATACGGATGCGGAACTGCTGGAGTGGAGGCCAGGGATGATCATCCGGGGACTCAAAGCTTTTCCGGTCGTATATTAA
- a CDS encoding MFS transporter encodes MAAATVGTIMLITKFINAIADLLMGRIVDATKSKYGKARPWILWMALPTLASIILLFTVPAEASSTVKTVYALATVAFASAIVYTGIAIPFGSLMAIRTRSVEERGKMGLTRTIFGYIIGMIIAIALIPITNMLGGDQKAWIIVAVVLGIVSFISLILTFLASKENNAGASIVESDNIPFWESIKLLFQNKYWVIMLFAQLLINMLYTLNGSTGIYYTKYILGNENLIGIMGAVGLVPVFLGFVMVGPMIKKFGLTKTARIGMILGIVSSLIRCFMPYNFIAAIVLGGIATLATIPMMAVGGVLVNNTVEYGEWKTGKRLVGMVNSANSFGVKIGMGLAAAMIGWILAMGNYDGTSVTQPDSAITSILVLTIYLPLVIFVLTYICLRKYDLDEKYPQIVKELEERLNP; translated from the coding sequence ATTGCAGCTGCCACAGTGGGTACGATCATGCTCATCACCAAATTTATCAATGCCATAGCAGACTTGCTGATGGGTAGAATCGTTGATGCGACAAAATCCAAATATGGAAAGGCTAGACCTTGGATTCTATGGATGGCTCTACCTACCCTGGCATCTATCATATTACTGTTCACCGTGCCCGCTGAAGCATCATCAACGGTAAAAACCGTCTATGCTTTAGCTACAGTAGCGTTTGCTTCAGCCATTGTGTATACGGGAATTGCGATCCCTTTCGGAAGCTTGATGGCGATTCGTACCAGAAGTGTAGAAGAACGCGGGAAAATGGGCCTTACCCGAACCATCTTTGGATATATTATCGGGATGATCATCGCAATCGCATTAATTCCAATAACCAATATGCTTGGTGGGGATCAAAAAGCATGGATTATCGTTGCAGTTGTACTGGGTATTGTATCTTTCATTTCCTTAATCCTGACCTTCTTGGCTTCCAAAGAAAATAATGCTGGCGCAAGTATTGTTGAAAGCGATAACATTCCCTTCTGGGAAAGCATTAAGCTCCTATTCCAGAACAAATACTGGGTCATCATGCTGTTTGCTCAGTTATTGATCAACATGCTGTATACGCTTAACGGTTCAACAGGAATCTATTACACCAAGTATATTCTTGGGAATGAGAACCTGATCGGAATCATGGGAGCAGTTGGATTGGTACCGGTATTTTTGGGTTTTGTTATGGTGGGACCCATGATCAAGAAGTTCGGACTTACCAAAACTGCACGGATAGGCATGATTCTTGGCATTGTTTCATCACTTATTCGTTGCTTCATGCCATATAACTTTATTGCAGCTATAGTACTTGGCGGTATCGCAACACTGGCAACCATTCCAATGATGGCTGTGGGCGGGGTATTGGTGAACAACACCGTGGAATACGGTGAATGGAAGACCGGTAAACGGTTAGTTGGGATGGTCAATAGCGCGAACAGCTTTGGCGTTAAAATTGGTATGGGGCTTGCTGCCGCGATGATCGGCTGGATTCTGGCAATGGGCAACTACGATGGAACGTCAGTAACACAGCCAGATTCTGCGATTACCAGTATCCTGGTTCTGACGATATATCTTCCTTTGGTGATATTCGTTCTTACCTATATCTGCTTGCGCAAGTACGATTTGGATGAGAAGTATCCTCAAATTGTAAAAGAACTGGAAGAACGCTTGAATCCTTAA
- a CDS encoding MMPL family transporter, translating into MAKWLYRLGGWSTRNRKMVITMGLALLIVLASLGLGMGTSFTGEMTIPGTKSDQAAKVLNSEFPSSDDGGQIRLIFKAKNDTLTSEANKNYIRQALKVVKTDLSVKSVASPFESMTLSADKKIGYADITYSKPASEVDENSKEHVLNIAEWLGKEGIQTEIGGSVAFSEIEVGGISEVIGILIAFMILAFTFTSFLAAGLPILTAVIGLGIGLMTVIIGSNFVSMSSFSITLAVMLALAVGIDYALFIMSRYRQQLAEGYDRETAIAQANATAGGSVVFAGLTVIIALVGLSVVQIPFITMMGLAAAISVFVAVLIAIILVPAILAAAGDRISPSCENRWLRKWSGRKKEKTNENAWSRVVTRKPWLTSILCIAVLIICTLPFLHMQLGLPDNGLKSTETTERRGYDLMAEGFGEGFNGPLVIVAKANNSEDPQSAIAQATAYISDLPNVSSATPAIPSPSGNAAIITVLPKTGPHDIRTTELVETIREKADQQNNKQVEIMVTGGTAVNIDISEKLQQALPKFALLIVGLAFVLLMLVFRSLLVPIKAVLGFLFTLGSTLGFIVWVIQDGYLASMFGIPEPGPVLSFLPILVTGILFGLAMDYEVFLVSRMREDFTHTGDARQSVKSGINHSGPVVTAAGLIMIAVFASFIFAEDTIIKSMGLALAFGILVDAFIVRMTLVPAIMTLLGKSAWYIPAWLDRLLPNIDVEGESVMRENHKAASGFDQTITGKTVTSEKHG; encoded by the coding sequence ATGGCAAAATGGTTATATCGTCTCGGGGGTTGGTCAACGAGAAATCGGAAAATGGTAATAACGATGGGACTAGCTCTTCTTATTGTGCTTGCATCTTTAGGACTTGGTATGGGTACTTCGTTTACCGGTGAAATGACTATACCAGGAACGAAGTCGGATCAGGCAGCGAAAGTCCTAAACTCAGAGTTCCCATCATCAGATGACGGTGGTCAGATCAGGCTCATTTTCAAAGCGAAAAATGATACATTGACTTCCGAGGCAAACAAAAATTACATTCGGCAAGCCCTGAAAGTTGTAAAGACGGATTTATCAGTCAAATCTGTAGCTAGCCCATTTGAGTCAATGACGCTCAGCGCAGATAAAAAGATTGGTTATGCGGACATTACGTATTCCAAACCTGCCAGTGAAGTGGATGAGAACTCGAAAGAACATGTGTTGAACATTGCAGAGTGGCTCGGTAAGGAAGGGATTCAAACAGAGATAGGAGGCAGTGTTGCATTTTCTGAAATAGAAGTTGGCGGCATATCCGAAGTCATTGGTATCCTTATTGCCTTCATGATTTTGGCGTTCACGTTTACTTCGTTTCTAGCAGCAGGACTACCCATACTTACAGCGGTCATAGGACTCGGAATTGGACTGATGACTGTCATTATTGGTTCTAATTTCGTATCGATGTCATCATTCTCTATTACGTTAGCAGTCATGCTTGCTTTAGCAGTCGGTATTGATTATGCACTATTTATCATGTCACGGTACCGTCAGCAGTTGGCAGAAGGATATGACAGAGAAACAGCCATCGCTCAGGCTAATGCAACAGCAGGAGGCTCGGTTGTATTTGCAGGACTGACTGTAATTATCGCGCTAGTGGGTTTATCCGTCGTACAAATCCCTTTCATTACAATGATGGGACTTGCGGCTGCTATTAGCGTATTTGTAGCTGTCCTCATTGCGATCATTCTCGTACCAGCCATATTAGCTGCAGCAGGGGACCGCATTAGTCCTTCTTGCGAAAATCGTTGGCTGAGAAAATGGTCTGGGCGCAAAAAGGAGAAAACAAACGAAAACGCATGGAGTCGAGTTGTCACTAGAAAGCCTTGGCTTACTAGCATTCTATGTATTGCCGTCTTAATCATATGTACTTTGCCTTTTCTGCATATGCAGCTGGGCTTGCCGGATAATGGCCTGAAATCGACAGAAACGACTGAGCGTCGTGGATATGATCTCATGGCTGAAGGATTCGGTGAAGGGTTCAATGGTCCACTCGTTATTGTAGCTAAAGCTAATAATAGTGAGGACCCTCAATCAGCAATCGCTCAAGCAACGGCTTACATCAGCGATCTACCGAATGTCTCTAGTGCAACACCCGCAATACCGAGTCCATCGGGAAATGCAGCCATCATTACAGTGTTACCTAAGACAGGCCCGCACGACATTCGTACGACTGAACTGGTGGAGACCATACGCGAAAAAGCCGATCAACAAAACAATAAACAAGTCGAGATTATGGTTACTGGTGGAACTGCGGTAAACATTGATATTTCTGAGAAATTGCAACAGGCATTACCTAAGTTCGCTTTATTGATTGTTGGTCTGGCCTTTGTACTACTCATGCTCGTTTTCCGATCATTGCTTGTACCGATTAAGGCTGTACTTGGTTTTCTGTTTACACTAGGTTCAACACTCGGTTTTATTGTCTGGGTCATTCAGGACGGTTATCTGGCCAGTATGTTCGGTATCCCTGAGCCTGGACCGGTGCTTAGTTTCCTTCCCATTCTCGTCACTGGAATTCTGTTTGGACTTGCCATGGATTACGAGGTGTTCCTTGTAAGCCGAATGCGTGAAGACTTCACTCATACTGGAGATGCAAGACAATCGGTAAAGAGCGGGATAAACCATAGTGGTCCTGTCGTTACTGCTGCAGGCTTGATTATGATTGCCGTGTTTGCCAGCTTTATTTTTGCAGAGGACACCATTATCAAATCTATGGGATTAGCCCTGGCATTTGGCATACTCGTGGATGCTTTCATTGTGCGTATGACACTTGTGCCAGCGATAATGACCCTTCTTGGAAAAAGCGCCTGGTATATTCCTGCATGGCTTGATCGTTTGTTACCTAACATCGATGTAGAAGGCGAATCGGTTATGAGAGAAAACCATAAAGCCGCCAGTGGTTTTGATCAAACCATTACCGGAAAGACAGTTACTAGTGAAAAACATGGCTAA
- a CDS encoding family 78 glycoside hydrolase catalytic domain: MELKDFRIEYMQNPLGLDTINPRFSWKLGSTEQDVMQSAYRIIVTQDLQKIWDSGKKDEDVSVLVEYAGPRLQATTLYQVQVEAWDNQGNHAVIKGHFETGLLKGSNFQAEWITHPFPSEESAPPVFYKEFSVEKEIQQARIYTTSLGVYEIAINGTRVGENYFSPGWTNYNERLQYQTYRLDGMLESQNKIEITVGNGWYKGIFGFTCTPNHYGDRVAALAEIHIVYTDGTKEIIATDKTWQVTTGSIRSSEIYMGETYDSCFHESQSFDVETASFDNNRLVSQESEPVKITKRLPALQLITTPKGERVIDFGQILTGFVELRTKGRKGQTITIRHAEVLDKEGNFYPDTLRQAVSIDRLICNGKDQIFRPHFTFHGFRYIAIEGMDEIQLDQFTACVLHSSLEETGRFVTSNAMVNQLQSNIQWSQRGNFLDIPTDCPQRDERLGWTGDAQVFAGTAAFNMNVASFFKKWLRDLASEQTEEYGVPHVIPNILGNQEGAAAWSDAAVIVPWVMYQTYGDLRLLREQYDSMKGWIDYITARCGANGLWQTGYQYGDWLGLDKEEISNERTGATDVYLVANAYYAYSTELVAKTAKLLDKTEDAVRYEKLHSQIKQAFNAEYISSTGRLVSETQTACVLALHFNLAEDRFKDRIRKTLENNIAKHKNHLTTGFVGTPYLCHALSDNNLHDLAGTLFLKEDFPSWLYAVKKGATTIWERWNSILPNGDFDTSGMNSLNHYAYGSIGEWMYRKLAGINPIEAGYKKILIKPQFIRGISSVDASFDSVYGEIKSSWSCRAGKIIVNVTIPANTTAIIVLPEKPMPVEVGSGSYSFEYATQIRLERERFTMDSTLKEIVEEPTAVRMLNEHAPGMLDHPMIQYAYELSVSELLANTPEETEQLFRRVIQMLNAS, encoded by the coding sequence ATGGAATTAAAAGATTTCCGGATTGAGTACATGCAAAATCCGCTTGGACTGGACACAATAAACCCGAGATTCTCATGGAAATTAGGTTCTACTGAACAGGACGTTATGCAATCCGCTTACCGAATCATAGTCACACAAGATTTGCAGAAAATCTGGGATTCTGGAAAGAAGGATGAAGACGTCTCCGTTTTAGTGGAATACGCTGGTCCTCGTTTGCAGGCCACGACATTATATCAAGTTCAAGTCGAAGCTTGGGATAACCAAGGTAATCACGCAGTCATTAAAGGACATTTCGAGACCGGGTTGCTGAAAGGCAGCAACTTTCAGGCAGAGTGGATCACACATCCATTCCCGAGCGAAGAAAGTGCTCCACCCGTTTTCTACAAAGAATTCTCTGTCGAAAAGGAGATTCAGCAAGCCCGAATCTATACGACTTCACTCGGTGTTTATGAAATTGCGATCAATGGGACAAGAGTAGGAGAAAATTACTTTTCACCTGGCTGGACGAATTACAACGAGCGATTGCAGTATCAGACTTACCGTTTGGACGGAATGCTGGAGAGTCAGAATAAAATAGAGATTACGGTGGGGAATGGCTGGTATAAAGGCATATTCGGTTTCACTTGTACTCCGAACCATTACGGGGATCGAGTTGCTGCACTCGCGGAAATCCACATTGTCTATACGGATGGAACAAAAGAGATCATTGCAACCGATAAAACCTGGCAGGTCACTACCGGATCCATCCGTTCAAGTGAGATTTACATGGGCGAGACTTATGATTCTTGTTTTCATGAAAGCCAGTCCTTCGATGTGGAAACGGCTTCTTTTGATAATAATCGACTTGTCTCTCAGGAAAGTGAACCAGTCAAAATCACAAAAAGACTTCCTGCCCTTCAGTTGATTACAACCCCTAAAGGAGAACGTGTCATTGATTTCGGGCAAATCCTTACGGGGTTCGTAGAGCTTCGAACAAAAGGGAGGAAAGGTCAAACGATAACCATACGGCATGCTGAGGTTCTTGATAAGGAGGGGAATTTCTATCCGGATACGTTAAGGCAGGCAGTATCCATTGATCGATTAATCTGTAATGGTAAAGATCAAATATTCCGCCCTCATTTCACCTTCCACGGATTTCGCTATATCGCCATTGAAGGGATGGATGAGATCCAGCTTGATCAATTCACAGCTTGCGTGCTGCATTCAAGTTTGGAGGAAACTGGCCGTTTCGTGACCTCCAATGCGATGGTGAACCAATTGCAAAGCAACATTCAGTGGAGCCAAAGAGGTAACTTTTTGGATATACCGACGGATTGCCCTCAAAGAGACGAGCGTCTAGGGTGGACAGGAGATGCACAAGTATTTGCCGGGACCGCTGCGTTTAATATGAATGTTGCTTCCTTCTTCAAGAAATGGCTGCGCGACCTTGCCTCTGAGCAGACGGAGGAATATGGGGTTCCCCATGTCATTCCTAACATTCTTGGAAATCAGGAAGGTGCTGCTGCCTGGAGCGATGCCGCTGTTATTGTCCCTTGGGTCATGTACCAAACCTACGGAGACCTTCGATTGCTGCGAGAACAATATGACAGCATGAAGGGGTGGATTGATTATATTACTGCACGTTGTGGAGCGAATGGATTATGGCAGACTGGTTATCAATATGGGGACTGGTTAGGGTTAGACAAAGAGGAGATTAGTAACGAAAGAACAGGGGCTACAGATGTTTATCTGGTAGCAAACGCTTATTATGCGTATTCGACCGAACTGGTTGCAAAGACAGCCAAGCTTCTGGACAAAACCGAAGATGCCGTCCGTTACGAAAAATTGCACAGCCAGATCAAACAAGCTTTCAATGCAGAATATATCTCTTCAACTGGCAGACTGGTTAGCGAAACTCAAACGGCCTGCGTGTTAGCTCTGCACTTTAACCTTGCTGAGGATAGATTCAAGGATCGGATCCGCAAGACGCTTGAAAACAATATAGCGAAACATAAAAACCATCTCACGACAGGATTTGTTGGTACTCCATATCTGTGTCATGCCTTATCGGACAATAACCTGCATGACCTTGCTGGTACCTTGTTTTTAAAAGAGGATTTCCCATCCTGGTTGTACGCCGTAAAAAAAGGGGCAACCACGATATGGGAACGCTGGAATTCCATTCTACCTAATGGTGATTTCGATACCTCAGGTATGAACTCCTTGAATCATTACGCCTATGGATCCATTGGTGAATGGATGTATAGAAAACTCGCGGGAATTAATCCAATTGAAGCAGGTTATAAGAAGATTCTCATAAAACCTCAATTCATCCGAGGAATCAGTTCGGTAGATGCTTCTTTTGATTCAGTCTACGGAGAGATAAAAAGCTCTTGGTCATGCAGGGCGGGTAAAATTATTGTAAATGTAACGATACCAGCAAATACAACAGCAATTATTGTACTTCCTGAGAAACCCATGCCTGTGGAGGTTGGTTCCGGATCTTACAGCTTCGAATATGCGACGCAAATCCGTCTTGAAAGAGAACGGTTTACGATGGATTCGACACTCAAAGAGATTGTGGAAGAGCCTACAGCAGTTCGAATGTTAAACGAGCACGCTCCCGGTATGCTGGATCACCCGATGATCCAATATGCTTATGAATTATCTGTAAGCGAATTGCTCGCCAATACGCCAGAGGAGACCGAACAGTTATTTAGAAGAGTCATACAAATGCTCAATGCCTCCTAG
- a CDS encoding response regulator, with amino-acid sequence MKYNILIVDDHWVVREGLKLILETSDNYLIVGEAEEGEEAIRIMLDKQPDVILLDLNMPGGLSGLDTLKRMNEQHIRIPVIILTTYNEDDLMIEGLSLGAKGYLLKDTSREQLFRTLDSAIRGETLLQPEITSRVFAFHAKSSQESKTQPQLLIDKESALISERELFVLQAVARGLRSRDIAFDMGIAERTVKAYLTNIYNKLGVNSRSEAVAVAVEKGILHL; translated from the coding sequence ATGAAATATAACATACTCATCGTAGATGATCATTGGGTGGTGCGTGAAGGACTTAAATTAATATTGGAGACCAGTGACAACTATCTAATTGTCGGAGAGGCTGAGGAAGGAGAAGAAGCGATCCGAATTATGTTAGACAAACAGCCTGATGTCATTCTTCTGGACTTAAATATGCCGGGGGGACTCAGTGGTTTGGATACCTTAAAACGCATGAACGAGCAGCACATTCGTATACCTGTCATTATTCTAACGACATACAACGAAGATGACTTGATGATCGAGGGACTTTCCCTTGGAGCCAAAGGGTACTTGCTCAAGGATACGAGCCGAGAACAATTATTTCGAACTCTGGATTCTGCCATTCGTGGAGAAACACTGCTTCAACCTGAAATAACGTCAAGAGTCTTTGCGTTTCATGCCAAATCTTCACAAGAATCCAAAACACAGCCACAACTATTAATTGACAAGGAGTCAGCCCTAATTAGTGAGAGAGAATTATTCGTTTTACAAGCCGTGGCTCGTGGTTTACGCAGCAGAGATATTGCTTTTGATATGGGTATTGCCGAGAGAACAGTAAAAGCATACCTCACTAACATTTATAACAAACTTGGAGTCAATTCACGATCAGAAGCTGTTGCAGTAGCTGTCGAAAAGGGGATTTTACACTTGTAA
- a CDS encoding sensor histidine kinase yields the protein MNIIRMKTNPSGINEETDPIASSRIPILIWLWLVATATLILQTMSAPILVPSIFFVAAMLTHTIVYWEVNKLIQRSKLLYILLQSGLIFGSAMLMPDGMPAVLIGLIPVLIGQTLAIYYETAKIVLVAFVLYLLFCTVTLFTRSGMDVALLILLLLMMIVVVVSYAVLFYRQVNARVRTLTFLHELEKAHQKVEELTLTSERQRMARDLHDTLAQGLAGIIMQLEAVDEHMNRGSFSRAHEIIRSSMGQARKTLADARKAIDDLRTKATPAITFGEAIQEQIQRFQQATGVQVVLDGNAPSSISKVGMEHVLHILSESLMNIARHAQATNVTIQMAIEKEDFLLIIRDNGRGFSVDRIGKQSGHYGLIGMNERARLIGGSIEIESGKQGTTILFRVPFEKGEV from the coding sequence ATGAATATAATACGGATGAAGACGAATCCGTCCGGAATAAATGAAGAAACGGACCCGATTGCGTCTTCTCGTATTCCGATATTGATCTGGCTTTGGCTTGTTGCCACGGCGACTTTAATCCTGCAAACCATGTCAGCTCCTATATTAGTACCCAGTATTTTCTTTGTAGCTGCAATGTTAACTCATACAATCGTGTACTGGGAAGTAAACAAACTTATACAACGATCCAAATTACTCTACATTCTTCTTCAATCAGGGTTAATTTTCGGAAGTGCCATGTTAATGCCAGACGGTATGCCTGCTGTATTGATTGGTTTAATTCCGGTATTGATTGGACAGACCCTTGCAATATACTATGAGACAGCGAAAATTGTGCTAGTTGCGTTTGTATTATATTTATTATTCTGCACGGTAACGCTGTTTACACGATCTGGCATGGATGTCGCCTTGTTAATTCTATTACTGTTAATGATGATCGTTGTCGTGGTATCCTATGCTGTGCTGTTCTATCGTCAGGTAAACGCCCGTGTTAGAACATTAACGTTTCTGCATGAGCTGGAGAAGGCTCATCAAAAAGTAGAGGAATTGACGCTAACAAGCGAGCGACAACGTATGGCAAGAGATCTGCATGATACATTAGCACAAGGACTCGCCGGTATTATAATGCAGCTGGAGGCCGTAGATGAGCACATGAATCGAGGAAGCTTTTCTCGTGCTCACGAGATTATCCGTAGTTCAATGGGACAAGCACGCAAAACATTGGCTGATGCACGCAAAGCCATTGATGACCTTCGAACCAAGGCAACACCGGCTATTACCTTCGGAGAGGCAATACAGGAACAAATTCAACGTTTCCAACAGGCGACCGGAGTCCAGGTCGTTTTGGACGGGAATGCTCCCAGTTCCATATCCAAAGTAGGCATGGAGCACGTATTGCACATTTTAAGTGAATCATTAATGAACATAGCCAGGCATGCCCAGGCAACGAACGTAACCATTCAAATGGCTATAGAGAAAGAAGATTTCCTTCTTATTATACGAGATAACGGAAGGGGCTTTAGCGTAGACCGAATCGGAAAACAATCCGGGCACTATGGCTTGATTGGGATGAATGAAAGGGCCAGGTTGATAGGTGGCAGTATAGAAATTGAGAGCGGTAAACAAGGAACGACTATTTTGTTTCGTGTTCCATTTGAAAAAGGAGAAGTCTGA